One region of Streptomyces rishiriensis genomic DNA includes:
- a CDS encoding lysine N(6)-hydroxylase/L-ornithine N(5)-oxygenase family protein gives MTALPEASHTYDFVGIGLGPFNLGLACLTEPIDALDGVFLESKPDFEWHAGMFLDGAHLQTPFMSDLVTLADPTSPYSFLNYLKEKGRLYSFYIRENFYPLRVEYDDYCRWAANKLSSVRFSTTVAEVTYEDDVYVVRTTAGERFRARHLVLGTGTPPYVPEACADLGGDFLHNSRYLQRKAELQKKESITLVGSGQSAAEIYYDLLSEIDVHGYQLNWVTRSPRFFPLEYTKLTLEMTSPEYIDYFRELPEQTRYRLTAEQKGLFKGIDGDLINEIFDLLYQKNLGTPVPTRLLTNSSLSSASYADGSYTLVFRQEEQGKDFELSSQGLVLATGYKYTEPEFLAPVRDRLRYDSHGNFDIARNYSIDTTGRGVFLQNAGAHTHSITSPDLGMGAYRNSSIIRELLGSEYYPVEKTIAFQEFSV, from the coding sequence TTGACCGCGCTTCCTGAAGCCAGCCACACCTATGACTTCGTGGGGATCGGACTCGGCCCCTTCAACCTCGGCCTCGCCTGCCTCACCGAGCCCATCGACGCGCTCGACGGCGTCTTCCTGGAGTCCAAGCCGGACTTCGAGTGGCACGCCGGCATGTTCCTCGACGGCGCGCACCTCCAGACGCCGTTCATGTCGGACCTCGTCACCCTGGCCGACCCGACCTCGCCGTACTCCTTCCTCAACTACCTGAAGGAGAAAGGCCGACTCTACTCGTTCTACATCCGCGAGAACTTCTACCCGCTGCGGGTCGAGTACGACGACTACTGCCGCTGGGCCGCGAACAAGCTGAGCAGCGTGCGCTTCTCGACGACGGTCGCGGAAGTGACGTACGAGGACGACGTGTACGTCGTGCGGACCACCGCCGGCGAGCGGTTCCGCGCCCGTCACCTGGTCCTCGGCACCGGCACGCCCCCGTACGTCCCGGAGGCCTGCGCCGACCTGGGCGGCGACTTCCTGCACAACTCCCGTTACCTGCAGCGCAAGGCGGAGCTCCAGAAGAAGGAGTCGATCACGCTGGTCGGCTCCGGTCAGTCGGCCGCCGAGATCTACTACGACCTGCTCAGCGAGATCGACGTACACGGCTACCAGCTGAACTGGGTCACCCGCTCCCCGCGCTTCTTCCCGCTCGAGTACACCAAGCTCACGCTGGAGATGACCTCCCCGGAGTACATCGACTACTTCCGTGAGCTGCCGGAGCAGACCCGCTACCGCCTCACGGCCGAGCAGAAGGGCCTGTTCAAGGGCATCGACGGCGATCTCATCAACGAGATCTTCGACCTGCTCTACCAGAAGAACCTCGGCACCCCGGTGCCCACCCGGCTGCTCACCAACTCCTCGCTGAGCAGCGCGAGTTACGCGGACGGCAGCTACACCCTCGTCTTCCGCCAGGAGGAGCAGGGCAAGGACTTCGAGCTGAGCTCCCAGGGGCTGGTGCTGGCCACCGGCTACAAGTACACCGAGCCGGAGTTCCTCGCCCCCGTCCGCGACCGACTGCGCTACGACTCGCACGGCAACTTCGACATCGCCCGCAACTACTCCATCGACACCACGGGCCGGGGCGTGTTCCTCCAGAACGCGGGCGCGCACACCCACAGCATCACCTCCCCCGACCTCGGCATGGGCGCGTACCGCAACAGCTCGATCATCCGTGAGCTGCTCGGCAGCGAGTACTACCCGGTCGAGAAGACCATCGCGTTCCAGGAGTTCAGCGTATGA
- a CDS encoding GNAT family N-acetyltransferase, which produces MSTTTAAGGRLSLRPLDPVEDAELLHGWVTHPKAAYWMMQNAKLVDVERAYMDIAADEHSHALIGLHDGEPAFLMEYYDPAHRELVGLYEPLPGDVGMHFLVAPTDRPVHGFTRAVITAVMSRLFEDPATSRVVVEPDVANTAVHALNEAVGFVPEREIQKPEKRALLSFCTREQFVAATGVPA; this is translated from the coding sequence ATGAGCACGACCACGGCGGCCGGCGGCCGTCTCAGCCTCCGCCCCCTCGACCCCGTCGAGGACGCCGAGCTGCTGCACGGCTGGGTCACGCACCCCAAGGCCGCGTACTGGATGATGCAGAACGCGAAACTGGTGGACGTCGAGCGCGCCTACATGGACATCGCGGCCGACGAGCACAGCCACGCCCTCATCGGTCTGCACGACGGCGAGCCCGCCTTCCTGATGGAGTACTACGACCCGGCCCACCGGGAGCTGGTCGGCCTGTACGAGCCGCTGCCCGGCGACGTCGGCATGCACTTCCTGGTCGCCCCCACCGACCGGCCCGTGCACGGGTTCACCCGGGCCGTGATCACCGCCGTGATGTCACGCCTCTTCGAGGACCCGGCCACCTCCCGGGTCGTCGTCGAGCCGGACGTCGCCAACACGGCGGTGCACGCCCTCAACGAGGCCGTCGGGTTCGTGCCCGAGCGGGAGATCCAGAAGCCGGAGAAGCGGGCGCTGCTGAGCTTCTGCACACGCGAGCAGTTCGTCGCGGCGACGGGGGTGCCGGCATGA
- a CDS encoding IucA/IucC family protein has product MSLADAVAHLSPERWEKANRLLVRKALAEFAHERLITPEEKDGRFVVRSDDGLTYYRFTATRHALDHWQVDADSITRTRDGAELPLAALDFLIELQKTLGLSEEILPVYLEEISSTLSGTCYKLTKPQITSAELVRSGFQAIETGMTEGHPCFVANNGRLGFGIHEYLSYAPETASPVRLVWLAAHRSRAAFTAGAGIAYESFVREELGEKTVERFDGILREQNRDPEDYLLIPVHPWQWWNKLTVTFAAEIARGNLVCLGEGDDEYLAQQSIRTFFNSSHPEKHYVKTALSVLNMGFMRGLSAAYMEATPAINDWLAQLIDNDPVLRSTGLSIIRERAAVGYRHLEYEAATDRYSPYRKMLAALWRESPVPTLRDGESLATMASLVHVDHEGASVAGALIEQSGLTPTQWLRGYLQAYYTPLLHSFYAYDLVFMPHGENTILVLKDGAVQRAIYKDIAEEIAVMDPDAVLPPEVRRIRVEVPEDKKLLSVFTDVFDCFFRFLAAGLATEGILDEDDFWRTVAEVTRAYQEANPELADRFRQYDVFAPEFALSCLNRLQLRNNRQMVDLADPSGALQLVGTLKNPVTGF; this is encoded by the coding sequence ATGAGCCTCGCCGACGCCGTCGCCCACCTCTCCCCCGAGCGCTGGGAGAAGGCCAACCGTCTGCTCGTCCGCAAGGCCCTCGCGGAGTTCGCGCACGAACGCCTGATCACCCCCGAGGAGAAGGACGGCCGCTTCGTCGTCCGCAGCGACGACGGGCTGACCTACTACCGCTTCACGGCCACCCGCCACGCCCTCGACCACTGGCAGGTGGACGCCGACTCGATCACCCGCACCCGCGACGGCGCCGAACTCCCGCTGGCCGCGCTGGACTTCCTCATCGAACTGCAGAAGACACTGGGTCTGAGCGAGGAGATCCTGCCGGTCTACCTGGAGGAGATCTCCTCCACCCTCTCCGGCACCTGCTACAAACTGACCAAGCCGCAGATCACGTCGGCGGAGCTGGTCAGAAGCGGCTTCCAGGCCATCGAGACCGGGATGACCGAGGGCCACCCCTGCTTCGTCGCCAACAACGGGCGGCTCGGCTTCGGCATCCACGAGTACCTGTCCTACGCCCCGGAGACGGCGAGCCCGGTCCGGCTGGTGTGGCTGGCGGCGCACCGCTCACGGGCCGCGTTCACGGCGGGCGCCGGCATCGCGTACGAGTCGTTCGTGCGGGAGGAGCTGGGCGAGAAGACGGTCGAGCGGTTCGACGGGATCCTGCGTGAGCAGAACCGGGACCCGGAGGACTACCTCCTCATCCCCGTGCACCCCTGGCAGTGGTGGAACAAGCTCACCGTCACCTTCGCCGCCGAGATCGCCCGCGGGAACCTGGTCTGCCTGGGCGAGGGCGACGACGAGTACCTGGCCCAGCAGTCCATCCGGACGTTCTTCAACTCCTCGCACCCCGAGAAGCACTATGTGAAGACGGCCCTGTCCGTGCTCAACATGGGCTTCATGCGCGGACTGTCGGCCGCCTACATGGAGGCCACCCCGGCCATCAACGACTGGCTGGCCCAGCTCATCGACAACGACCCGGTGCTCAGGTCGACGGGCCTGTCGATCATCCGGGAGCGGGCGGCCGTCGGCTACCGGCACCTGGAGTACGAGGCGGCGACGGACCGCTACTCGCCGTACCGCAAGATGCTGGCCGCGCTGTGGCGCGAGAGCCCGGTGCCGACGCTCCGGGACGGCGAGTCGCTCGCGACGATGGCCTCCCTGGTCCATGTGGACCACGAGGGCGCCTCGGTGGCCGGCGCGCTGATCGAGCAGTCGGGCCTGACGCCGACCCAGTGGCTGCGCGGCTACCTCCAGGCGTACTACACCCCGCTCCTGCACAGCTTCTACGCGTACGACCTGGTGTTCATGCCGCACGGCGAGAACACCATCCTGGTCCTGAAGGACGGGGCGGTGCAGCGGGCGATCTACAAGGACATCGCCGAGGAGATCGCCGTCATGGACCCGGACGCGGTGCTGCCGCCCGAGGTCCGGCGCATCCGCGTCGAGGTGCCCGAGGACAAGAAGCTGCTGTCCGTCTTCACGGACGTCTTCGACTGCTTCTTCCGCTTCCTCGCGGCCGGCCTCGCCACCGAGGGGATCCTCGACGAGGACGACTTCTGGCGCACCGTCGCCGAGGTCACCCGCGCCTACCAGGAGGCGAACCCGGAACTGGCCGACAGGTTCCGCCAGTACGACGTGTTCGCCCCCGAGTTCGCCCTGTCCTGCCTCAACCGCCTCCAGCTGCGCAACAACCGGCAGATGGTGGACCTGGCGGACCCGTCGGGCGCCCTCCAGCTGGTCGGAACCCTGAAAAATCCCGTCACGGGGTTCTGA
- a CDS encoding DUF4429 domain-containing protein — translation MAEIIQKDGTWVFDGDALRLTPGRDRNVSPLRRELGELLIPLGALAGLSFEQGKRTGRLRLRLRDGADPLLQATGGRLTEPHDPYQLLVESDRYGVAEYLVDEVRRALLLDEVPTDPVDAYLLPGPSVPLSVSAGDGTASFDGERVRLEWNWKTEESKASAGARSLDIAEIEAVEWQPSVGLENGCLRFRLRHAPTKAPAKYDPNAVELWGFKKDPLMALVAAAVQARLPHPAAGPRDAVPAQREPDAAAGDDHDALLRRLRELGELRRDGVLTDEEFALAKQAVLKRL, via the coding sequence ATGGCGGAAATCATCCAGAAGGACGGCACCTGGGTCTTCGACGGCGATGCCCTGCGACTCACCCCGGGCCGGGACAGGAACGTCAGCCCGCTCCGCAGGGAACTGGGTGAACTGCTGATCCCCCTGGGCGCGTTGGCCGGGCTGTCGTTCGAGCAGGGGAAGCGGACGGGGCGGCTGCGGCTCCGCCTGCGGGACGGCGCCGATCCCCTGCTCCAGGCGACCGGCGGCCGGCTGACCGAGCCGCACGATCCGTATCAGCTGCTCGTCGAATCCGACCGGTACGGGGTCGCCGAGTACCTCGTGGACGAGGTGCGCCGGGCGCTGCTCCTCGACGAGGTGCCGACCGACCCGGTGGACGCGTATCTGCTGCCCGGCCCCTCCGTGCCGCTGTCCGTCTCCGCCGGGGACGGCACCGCGAGTTTCGACGGTGAACGGGTACGGCTGGAGTGGAACTGGAAGACCGAGGAGTCCAAGGCCTCCGCCGGCGCCCGCAGTCTGGACATCGCGGAGATCGAGGCCGTGGAGTGGCAGCCCTCGGTCGGTCTCGAGAACGGCTGTCTGCGCTTCCGGCTGCGTCACGCGCCCACGAAGGCGCCGGCCAAGTACGACCCCAACGCCGTGGAGCTGTGGGGGTTCAAGAAGGATCCGCTGATGGCGCTCGTCGCGGCGGCCGTACAGGCCAGGCTGCCCCATCCGGCGGCCGGGCCCCGGGACGCCGTGCCCGCGCAGCGCGAGCCGGACGCCGCCGCCGGGGACGACCACGACGCGCTGCTGCGCCGTCTGCGCGAACTCGGCGAGCTGCGCCGTGACGGCGTCCTGACGGACGAGGAGTTCGCCCTGGCCAAACAGGCGGTCCTCAAGCGCCTGTAA
- a CDS encoding purple acid phosphatase family protein, with product MGVPERLADRMSMAEQHEYLRAKFSRRTMIRGGAVTLGAVTGGAFVTGAPAQAAVPARAPRTTPAAEHVDGALVAPFGRHLAYGNDPRTEITVSWQVPVAVKKPFIRIGAHPWDLSRRIEAEVRTLHTPAGVGTGGDHTQYYLHARLTHLKPGRTYYYGVGHAGFDPAAAHLLGTLGTFTTAPDHKAPFTFTAFGDEGVSYHGLANNSLLLGQNPAFHLHAGDIAYADPAGQGKASDTGFDARIWDQFLAQTESVAKSVPWMPAYGNHDMEAWYSPNGYGGEEARWNLPDNGPDKKNLPGVYTFVHGNTAVISLDANDISFEIPANLGISGGTQTKWLETQLKKYRASKDVDFVVVFFHHCAYCTSTAHASEGGVRQEWVPLFEKYTVDLVINGHNHQYERTDVIKAGAVTKKLPIGGTAYPESEGVVYVTAGAAGRSLYAFSAPLSYEGHENEVDSVASFINTKDGKVDETVTWSRVRYLDYSFLRVDVTPAAKGRTATLTVRGIAETGEQVDHFTVARKAK from the coding sequence ATGGGCGTACCCGAGCGGCTCGCCGACCGCATGAGCATGGCCGAGCAGCACGAGTACCTGCGCGCCAAGTTCTCCCGACGCACGATGATCAGAGGCGGCGCCGTCACGCTGGGCGCCGTCACGGGTGGCGCGTTCGTGACCGGCGCCCCGGCCCAGGCGGCGGTGCCGGCGCGGGCCCCGAGGACCACGCCGGCCGCCGAGCACGTCGACGGCGCCCTCGTCGCCCCCTTCGGCCGCCACCTCGCCTACGGCAACGACCCGCGCACCGAGATCACGGTCTCCTGGCAGGTCCCGGTCGCGGTGAAGAAGCCCTTCATCCGGATCGGCGCCCACCCCTGGGACCTGTCCCGCAGGATCGAGGCAGAGGTGCGCACCCTCCACACCCCGGCCGGGGTGGGCACCGGCGGCGACCACACCCAGTACTACCTGCACGCCCGGCTCACCCACCTCAAGCCCGGCAGGACGTACTACTACGGCGTCGGTCACGCGGGTTTCGACCCGGCCGCCGCCCACCTCCTCGGCACCCTCGGCACCTTCACCACCGCCCCCGACCACAAGGCGCCGTTCACGTTCACCGCGTTCGGCGACGAGGGCGTCAGCTACCACGGTCTCGCCAACAACAGCCTGCTCCTCGGTCAGAACCCGGCCTTCCACCTGCACGCCGGCGACATCGCGTACGCCGACCCGGCCGGCCAGGGCAAGGCCTCCGACACCGGTTTCGACGCGCGGATCTGGGACCAGTTCCTCGCCCAGACCGAGTCCGTCGCCAAGTCCGTCCCGTGGATGCCGGCCTACGGCAACCACGACATGGAGGCCTGGTACTCGCCCAACGGCTACGGGGGCGAGGAGGCGCGCTGGAACCTCCCGGACAACGGTCCCGACAAGAAGAACCTCCCGGGCGTCTACACCTTCGTCCACGGCAACACGGCGGTGATCTCGCTCGACGCCAACGACATCTCCTTCGAGATCCCGGCCAACCTCGGCATCTCGGGCGGCACCCAGACGAAGTGGCTCGAGACACAGCTGAAGAAGTACCGGGCGTCGAAGGACGTCGACTTCGTCGTCGTCTTCTTCCACCACTGCGCCTACTGCACCTCCACCGCGCACGCCTCGGAGGGGGGCGTGCGCCAGGAGTGGGTGCCGCTGTTCGAGAAGTACACGGTCGACCTGGTCATCAACGGCCACAACCACCAGTACGAGCGCACCGACGTGATCAAGGCGGGCGCGGTCACCAAGAAGCTCCCGATCGGCGGCACGGCGTACCCCGAGTCCGAGGGTGTGGTCTACGTCACCGCGGGCGCGGCCGGCCGCAGTCTGTACGCGTTCAGCGCCCCGCTCTCCTACGAGGGCCACGAGAACGAGGTCGACTCGGTCGCCTCCTTCATCAACACCAAGGACGGCAAGGTCGACGAGACCGTCACCTGGTCGCGTGTGCGCTACCTCGACTACTCGTTCCTGCGGGTGGACGTCACCCCGGCCGCGAAGGGCCGTACGGCCACGCTGACCGTGCGCGGCATCGCCGAGACGGGCGAGCAGGTCGACCACTTCACGGTGGCCCGCAAGGCGAAGTGA